One window of Grus americana isolate bGruAme1 chromosome 18, bGruAme1.mat, whole genome shotgun sequence genomic DNA carries:
- the MYOCD gene encoding myocardin isoform X5: MTLLGSEHSLLIRSKFRSVLQLRLQQRRTREQLADQGIMPPLKSPSAFHEQRKSLERAKTEDYLKHKIRSRPERSDLVNMHILQDSSAEGSIQSTQMKLKRARLADDLNEKIALRPGPLELVEKNIIPVDSAVKEAIKGTQVSFPKSADAFAFEEDSSNDGLSPEQARSEDSPGSTESAAGAKAPEPAPAAPAGAAQDHPHGADGHAPDPALGQGSQCDSPKQAAGQESPPLPVPSAVKSKSSSDSKNRHKKPKDTKPKVKKLKYHQYIPPDQKAEKSPPPMDSAYARLLQQQQLFLQLQILSQQQQQQQQQQHFSYPGMHQGQLKQSNEQMVKSSNSSSTSVNNTPLSPVKTTFSGQTCVSSIKPGPLPSNLDDLKVSELRQQLRIRGLPVSGTKTALMERLRPFQECGSNTVPNFSEITTVTFPVTPTSTLSNYQSQSSTSMLSNGFYHFGSTSSTPPISPASSDLSVSGSLPDTFNDGPMSSPQFGLQPSPVHGSAEESLMSSMNGGSIQLELEGIDTEKDKMLVEKQKVINELTWKLQQEQRQVEELRMQLQKRKRSNGLEEKQQPSPHFFGVPIKQENAVSSCPFASKQTALKGQASSSDKLSNCGVPQLPHIVNSHCLEPAGQSTITSSTFLSPQCSPQHSPLGAAKSPQHISLPPSPNSHYLLSVSPGSQAEGRSGSPQTNSCLRTASQMTRSQQMDELLDVLIESGEMPANAKEDRSCLQKVPQITVSTGNSSASLPKSSAPFEQVSSAQLSFEHCPGSSDAHLEVLLNAHSPLGRVSEIALLKMGGEESHFEGMMEGFSGKAADELLTSQEILQTPLSPMETQLSPSPADGSGLQMSFTESPWETMEWLDLTPPSSATGFGSLTPAGPSIFNIDFLDVTDLNLNTSMDLHLQQW; encoded by the exons cactgaaaagcccATCCGCATTCCATGAACAGCGAAAAAGTCTGGAGCGAGCCAAG ACTGAAGATTATCTCAAGCACAAGATCAGAAGCAGGCCTGAGCGATCAGACCTGGTCAATATGCACATTTTACAAG ACTCATCTGCAGAGGGGTCCATTCAGTCTACTCAAATGAAGCTGAAAAGAGCCCGACTGGCAGACGACCTCAATGAAAAGATTGCTCTCAGGCCCGGTCCTTTGGAGTTGGTGGAGAAGAATATTATTCCCGTCGACTCAGCTGTGAAAGAGGCCATAAAAG GCACCCAGGTCAGCTTCCCCAAGTCGGCCGACGCCTTCGCCTTCGAGGAGGACAGCAGCAATGACGGGCTGTCCCCAGAGCAGGCCAGGAGCGAGGACTCCCCGGGCTCCACCGAGTCGGCGGCCGGCGCCAAGGCCCCGGAGCCAGCCCCCGCTGCTCCCGCTGGGGCGGCCCAG GATCACCCCCATGGTGCTGACGGCCACGCACCAGACCCAGCCTTGGGGCAGGGCAGCCAGTGCGACAGCCCGAagcaggcagcggggcaggagaGCCCACCCCTCCCGGTGCCCTCAGCCGTGAAG TCCAAATCATCTAGTGATAGCAAGAACCGCCACAAAAAGCCCAAGGACACCAAGCCCAAGGTGAAGAAGCTGAAGTATCACCAGTACATCCCTCCGGACCAGAAGGCAGAGAAGTCCCCTCCACCCATGGACTCTGCATATGCCAgactcctccagcagcagcagctctttctaCAGCTCCAGAtcctcagccagcagcagcagcaacagcagcagcagcagcacttcagcTACCCAGGGATGCATCAAGGACAACTAAA GCAATCAAATGAGCAAATGGTCAAAAGTTCAAATTCTTCATCAACTTCTGTCAACAACACCCCTCTTTCTCCTGTGAAAACCACCTTTTCAGGCCAGACTTGTGTCTCATCTATCAAGCCAGGCCCTCTGCCATCTAACCTGGATGATCTGAAA GTGTCAGAACTGAGGCAGCAGCTCCGAATACGAGGCCTGCCTGTGTCGGGTACCAAAACAGCGCTGATGGAACGGCTGCGGCCCTTCCAGGAGTGTGGCAGCAACACGGTGCCAAACTTCAGTGAGATCACCACCGTTACCTTCCCAGTCACTCCGACAAGCACCCTGTCAAATTACCAGTCACAATCCTCCACCAGCATGTTATCAAATGGCTTCTACCACTTTGGCAGCACCAGCTCCACCCCAcccatctctccagcctccTCCGACCTCTCTGTGAGCGGCTCTTTGCCAGACACATTCAATGATGGTCCCATGTCTTCTCCACAGTTTGGTCTCCAGCCATCTCCGGTTCATGGCAGTGCTGAAGAAAGCCTCATGAGCAGCATGAATGGAGGGAGCAtccagctggagctggaaggGATCGACACAGAGAAAGACAAGATGCTGGTGGAGAAGCAGAAGGTCATCAATGAACTGACATGGAAGCTGCAGCAAGAGCAGAGGCAGGTAGAAGAGCTACGGATGCAGCTCCAGAAGCGAAAGAGAAGCAATGGCcttgaggagaagcagcagccctcTCCGCATTTCTTTGGTGTCCCTATCAAGCAAGAAAACGCAGTGTCCAGCTGTCCATTTGCATCCAAACAAACTGCCTTGAAAGGCCAAGCCAGCAGCTCAGATAAGTTAAGTAACTGTGGGGTGCCGCAGCTGCCTCACATTGTAAATAGCCACTGCTTGGAGCCTGCGGGGCAAAGCACCATCACCTCCTCGACATTCCTGAGCCCGCAGTGCTCCCCCCAGCACTCTCCACTCGGGGCTGCAAAGAGCCCCCAGCACATCAGCCTGCCACCGTCCCCCAACAGCCACTATCTCCTCTCGGTGTCCCCTGGCTCACAGGCAGAAGGGCGCAGTGGGTCCCCTCAGACCAACAGTTGCCTTCGCACAGCGTCG CAGATGACACGAAGTCAGCAGATGGATGAGCTCCTGGACGTGCTGATTGAGAGCGGAG AAATGCCAGCCAATGCCAAGGAAGATCGGTCCTGCCTCCAGAAAGTACCTCAGATAACAGTGTCTACAGGGAACTCCAGCGCTTCTCTCCCAAAGTCGTCTGCCCCGTTTGAGCAGGTCTCCTCAGCCCAGCTCTCCTTTGAGCACTGTCCAGGCAGCAGTGATGCTCACCTCGAGGTCCTGCTGAATGCCCACAGCCCCCTGGGGAGGGTCAGTGAAATCGCCTTGCTGAAGATGGGGGGAGAAGAGTCCCACTTCGAAGGGATGATGGAGGGGTTCTCCGGCAAAGCCGCAGATGAACTGCTCACCTCCCAGGAGATTTTACAGACTCCCCTCTCGCCCATGGAAACccagctctccccttcccctgccgaTGGCTCTGGTTTACAAATGAGTTTCACTGAGTCTCCGTGGGAAACAATGGAGTGGCTGGACCtcaccccccccagctccgCCACTGGGTTTGGTTCTCTCACCCCTGCAGGTCCCAGCATCTTCAACATTGATTTCCTAGATGTTACTGATCTCAATCTAAACACCAGCATGGACCTGCACCTGCAGCAGTGGTGA
- the MYOCD gene encoding myocardin isoform X1: MNGVIKQDRSDHKSTPSGNEEEKTPKQKAASEVRDGTKLQPPPFAERKNVLQLRLQQRRTREQLADQGIMPPLKSPSAFHEQRKSLERAKTEDYLKHKIRSRPERSDLVNMHILQDSSAEGSIQSTQMKLKRARLADDLNEKIALRPGPLELVEKNIIPVDSAVKEAIKGTQVSFPKSADAFAFEEDSSNDGLSPEQARSEDSPGSTESAAGAKAPEPAPAAPAGAAQDHPHGADGHAPDPALGQGSQCDSPKQAAGQESPPLPVPSAVKSKSSSDSKNRHKKPKDTKPKVKKLKYHQYIPPDQKAEKSPPPMDSAYARLLQQQQLFLQLQILSQQQQQQQQQQHFSYPGMHQGQLKQSNEQMVKSSNSSSTSVNNTPLSPVKTTFSGQTCVSSIKPGPLPSNLDDLKVSELRQQLRIRGLPVSGTKTALMERLRPFQECGSNTVPNFSEITTVTFPVTPTSTLSNYQSQSSTSMLSNGFYHFGSTSSTPPISPASSDLSVSGSLPDTFNDGPMSSPQFGLQPSPVHGSAEESLMSSMNGGSIQLELEGIDTEKDKMLVEKQKVINELTWKLQQEQRQVEELRMQLQKRKRSNGLEEKQQPSPHFFGVPIKQENAVSSCPFASKQTALKGQASSSDKLSNCGVPQLPHIVNSHCLEPAGQSTITSSTFLSPQCSPQHSPLGAAKSPQHISLPPSPNSHYLLSVSPGSQAEGRSGSPQTNSCLRTASMATQAGQKFSIPSPSFCKSSPVLSEVKQPPPYEDAVKQQMTRSQQMDELLDVLIESGEMPANAKEDRSCLQKVPQITVSTGNSSASLPKSSAPFEQVSSAQLSFEHCPGSSDAHLEVLLNAHSPLGRVSEIALLKMGGEESHFEGMMEGFSGKAADELLTSQEILQTPLSPMETQLSPSPADGSGLQMSFTESPWETMEWLDLTPPSSATGFGSLTPAGPSIFNIDFLDVTDLNLNTSMDLHLQQW; this comes from the exons cactgaaaagcccATCCGCATTCCATGAACAGCGAAAAAGTCTGGAGCGAGCCAAG ACTGAAGATTATCTCAAGCACAAGATCAGAAGCAGGCCTGAGCGATCAGACCTGGTCAATATGCACATTTTACAAG ACTCATCTGCAGAGGGGTCCATTCAGTCTACTCAAATGAAGCTGAAAAGAGCCCGACTGGCAGACGACCTCAATGAAAAGATTGCTCTCAGGCCCGGTCCTTTGGAGTTGGTGGAGAAGAATATTATTCCCGTCGACTCAGCTGTGAAAGAGGCCATAAAAG GCACCCAGGTCAGCTTCCCCAAGTCGGCCGACGCCTTCGCCTTCGAGGAGGACAGCAGCAATGACGGGCTGTCCCCAGAGCAGGCCAGGAGCGAGGACTCCCCGGGCTCCACCGAGTCGGCGGCCGGCGCCAAGGCCCCGGAGCCAGCCCCCGCTGCTCCCGCTGGGGCGGCCCAG GATCACCCCCATGGTGCTGACGGCCACGCACCAGACCCAGCCTTGGGGCAGGGCAGCCAGTGCGACAGCCCGAagcaggcagcggggcaggagaGCCCACCCCTCCCGGTGCCCTCAGCCGTGAAG TCCAAATCATCTAGTGATAGCAAGAACCGCCACAAAAAGCCCAAGGACACCAAGCCCAAGGTGAAGAAGCTGAAGTATCACCAGTACATCCCTCCGGACCAGAAGGCAGAGAAGTCCCCTCCACCCATGGACTCTGCATATGCCAgactcctccagcagcagcagctctttctaCAGCTCCAGAtcctcagccagcagcagcagcaacagcagcagcagcagcacttcagcTACCCAGGGATGCATCAAGGACAACTAAA GCAATCAAATGAGCAAATGGTCAAAAGTTCAAATTCTTCATCAACTTCTGTCAACAACACCCCTCTTTCTCCTGTGAAAACCACCTTTTCAGGCCAGACTTGTGTCTCATCTATCAAGCCAGGCCCTCTGCCATCTAACCTGGATGATCTGAAA GTGTCAGAACTGAGGCAGCAGCTCCGAATACGAGGCCTGCCTGTGTCGGGTACCAAAACAGCGCTGATGGAACGGCTGCGGCCCTTCCAGGAGTGTGGCAGCAACACGGTGCCAAACTTCAGTGAGATCACCACCGTTACCTTCCCAGTCACTCCGACAAGCACCCTGTCAAATTACCAGTCACAATCCTCCACCAGCATGTTATCAAATGGCTTCTACCACTTTGGCAGCACCAGCTCCACCCCAcccatctctccagcctccTCCGACCTCTCTGTGAGCGGCTCTTTGCCAGACACATTCAATGATGGTCCCATGTCTTCTCCACAGTTTGGTCTCCAGCCATCTCCGGTTCATGGCAGTGCTGAAGAAAGCCTCATGAGCAGCATGAATGGAGGGAGCAtccagctggagctggaaggGATCGACACAGAGAAAGACAAGATGCTGGTGGAGAAGCAGAAGGTCATCAATGAACTGACATGGAAGCTGCAGCAAGAGCAGAGGCAGGTAGAAGAGCTACGGATGCAGCTCCAGAAGCGAAAGAGAAGCAATGGCcttgaggagaagcagcagccctcTCCGCATTTCTTTGGTGTCCCTATCAAGCAAGAAAACGCAGTGTCCAGCTGTCCATTTGCATCCAAACAAACTGCCTTGAAAGGCCAAGCCAGCAGCTCAGATAAGTTAAGTAACTGTGGGGTGCCGCAGCTGCCTCACATTGTAAATAGCCACTGCTTGGAGCCTGCGGGGCAAAGCACCATCACCTCCTCGACATTCCTGAGCCCGCAGTGCTCCCCCCAGCACTCTCCACTCGGGGCTGCAAAGAGCCCCCAGCACATCAGCCTGCCACCGTCCCCCAACAGCCACTATCTCCTCTCGGTGTCCCCTGGCTCACAGGCAGAAGGGCGCAGTGGGTCCCCTCAGACCAACAGTTGCCTTCGCACAGCGTCG ATGGCTACGCAGGCAGGTCAAAAGTTTTCTATTCCATCCCCAAGTTTTTGTAAGTCAAGCCCAGTCCTCTCAGAGGTAAAGCAGCCTCCACCCTATGAGGATGCAGTAAAGCAG CAGATGACACGAAGTCAGCAGATGGATGAGCTCCTGGACGTGCTGATTGAGAGCGGAG AAATGCCAGCCAATGCCAAGGAAGATCGGTCCTGCCTCCAGAAAGTACCTCAGATAACAGTGTCTACAGGGAACTCCAGCGCTTCTCTCCCAAAGTCGTCTGCCCCGTTTGAGCAGGTCTCCTCAGCCCAGCTCTCCTTTGAGCACTGTCCAGGCAGCAGTGATGCTCACCTCGAGGTCCTGCTGAATGCCCACAGCCCCCTGGGGAGGGTCAGTGAAATCGCCTTGCTGAAGATGGGGGGAGAAGAGTCCCACTTCGAAGGGATGATGGAGGGGTTCTCCGGCAAAGCCGCAGATGAACTGCTCACCTCCCAGGAGATTTTACAGACTCCCCTCTCGCCCATGGAAACccagctctccccttcccctgccgaTGGCTCTGGTTTACAAATGAGTTTCACTGAGTCTCCGTGGGAAACAATGGAGTGGCTGGACCtcaccccccccagctccgCCACTGGGTTTGGTTCTCTCACCCCTGCAGGTCCCAGCATCTTCAACATTGATTTCCTAGATGTTACTGATCTCAATCTAAACACCAGCATGGACCTGCACCTGCAGCAGTGGTGA
- the MYOCD gene encoding myocardin isoform X3, with amino-acid sequence MTLLGSEHSLLIRSKFRSVLQLRLQQRRTREQLADQGIMPPLKSPSAFHEQRKSLERAKTEDYLKHKIRSRPERSDLVNMHILQDSSAEGSIQSTQMKLKRARLADDLNEKIALRPGPLELVEKNIIPVDSAVKEAIKGTQVSFPKSADAFAFEEDSSNDGLSPEQARSEDSPGSTESAAGAKAPEPAPAAPAGAAQDHPHGADGHAPDPALGQGSQCDSPKQAAGQESPPLPVPSAVKSKSSSDSKNRHKKPKDTKPKVKKLKYHQYIPPDQKAEKSPPPMDSAYARLLQQQQLFLQLQILSQQQQQQQQQQHFSYPGMHQGQLKQSNEQMVKSSNSSSTSVNNTPLSPVKTTFSGQTCVSSIKPGPLPSNLDDLKVSELRQQLRIRGLPVSGTKTALMERLRPFQECGSNTVPNFSEITTVTFPVTPTSTLSNYQSQSSTSMLSNGFYHFGSTSSTPPISPASSDLSVSGSLPDTFNDGPMSSPQFGLQPSPVHGSAEESLMSSMNGGSIQLELEGIDTEKDKMLVEKQKVINELTWKLQQEQRQVEELRMQLQKRKRSNGLEEKQQPSPHFFGVPIKQENAVSSCPFASKQTALKGQASSSDKLSNCGVPQLPHIVNSHCLEPAGQSTITSSTFLSPQCSPQHSPLGAAKSPQHISLPPSPNSHYLLSVSPGSQAEGRSGSPQTNSCLRTASMATQAGQKFSIPSPSFCKSSPVLSEVKQPPPYEDAVKQQMTRSQQMDELLDVLIESGEMPANAKEDRSCLQKVPQITVSTGNSSASLPKSSAPFEQVSSAQLSFEHCPGSSDAHLEVLLNAHSPLGRVSEIALLKMGGEESHFEGMMEGFSGKAADELLTSQEILQTPLSPMETQLSPSPADGSGLQMSFTESPWETMEWLDLTPPSSATGFGSLTPAGPSIFNIDFLDVTDLNLNTSMDLHLQQW; translated from the exons cactgaaaagcccATCCGCATTCCATGAACAGCGAAAAAGTCTGGAGCGAGCCAAG ACTGAAGATTATCTCAAGCACAAGATCAGAAGCAGGCCTGAGCGATCAGACCTGGTCAATATGCACATTTTACAAG ACTCATCTGCAGAGGGGTCCATTCAGTCTACTCAAATGAAGCTGAAAAGAGCCCGACTGGCAGACGACCTCAATGAAAAGATTGCTCTCAGGCCCGGTCCTTTGGAGTTGGTGGAGAAGAATATTATTCCCGTCGACTCAGCTGTGAAAGAGGCCATAAAAG GCACCCAGGTCAGCTTCCCCAAGTCGGCCGACGCCTTCGCCTTCGAGGAGGACAGCAGCAATGACGGGCTGTCCCCAGAGCAGGCCAGGAGCGAGGACTCCCCGGGCTCCACCGAGTCGGCGGCCGGCGCCAAGGCCCCGGAGCCAGCCCCCGCTGCTCCCGCTGGGGCGGCCCAG GATCACCCCCATGGTGCTGACGGCCACGCACCAGACCCAGCCTTGGGGCAGGGCAGCCAGTGCGACAGCCCGAagcaggcagcggggcaggagaGCCCACCCCTCCCGGTGCCCTCAGCCGTGAAG TCCAAATCATCTAGTGATAGCAAGAACCGCCACAAAAAGCCCAAGGACACCAAGCCCAAGGTGAAGAAGCTGAAGTATCACCAGTACATCCCTCCGGACCAGAAGGCAGAGAAGTCCCCTCCACCCATGGACTCTGCATATGCCAgactcctccagcagcagcagctctttctaCAGCTCCAGAtcctcagccagcagcagcagcaacagcagcagcagcagcacttcagcTACCCAGGGATGCATCAAGGACAACTAAA GCAATCAAATGAGCAAATGGTCAAAAGTTCAAATTCTTCATCAACTTCTGTCAACAACACCCCTCTTTCTCCTGTGAAAACCACCTTTTCAGGCCAGACTTGTGTCTCATCTATCAAGCCAGGCCCTCTGCCATCTAACCTGGATGATCTGAAA GTGTCAGAACTGAGGCAGCAGCTCCGAATACGAGGCCTGCCTGTGTCGGGTACCAAAACAGCGCTGATGGAACGGCTGCGGCCCTTCCAGGAGTGTGGCAGCAACACGGTGCCAAACTTCAGTGAGATCACCACCGTTACCTTCCCAGTCACTCCGACAAGCACCCTGTCAAATTACCAGTCACAATCCTCCACCAGCATGTTATCAAATGGCTTCTACCACTTTGGCAGCACCAGCTCCACCCCAcccatctctccagcctccTCCGACCTCTCTGTGAGCGGCTCTTTGCCAGACACATTCAATGATGGTCCCATGTCTTCTCCACAGTTTGGTCTCCAGCCATCTCCGGTTCATGGCAGTGCTGAAGAAAGCCTCATGAGCAGCATGAATGGAGGGAGCAtccagctggagctggaaggGATCGACACAGAGAAAGACAAGATGCTGGTGGAGAAGCAGAAGGTCATCAATGAACTGACATGGAAGCTGCAGCAAGAGCAGAGGCAGGTAGAAGAGCTACGGATGCAGCTCCAGAAGCGAAAGAGAAGCAATGGCcttgaggagaagcagcagccctcTCCGCATTTCTTTGGTGTCCCTATCAAGCAAGAAAACGCAGTGTCCAGCTGTCCATTTGCATCCAAACAAACTGCCTTGAAAGGCCAAGCCAGCAGCTCAGATAAGTTAAGTAACTGTGGGGTGCCGCAGCTGCCTCACATTGTAAATAGCCACTGCTTGGAGCCTGCGGGGCAAAGCACCATCACCTCCTCGACATTCCTGAGCCCGCAGTGCTCCCCCCAGCACTCTCCACTCGGGGCTGCAAAGAGCCCCCAGCACATCAGCCTGCCACCGTCCCCCAACAGCCACTATCTCCTCTCGGTGTCCCCTGGCTCACAGGCAGAAGGGCGCAGTGGGTCCCCTCAGACCAACAGTTGCCTTCGCACAGCGTCG ATGGCTACGCAGGCAGGTCAAAAGTTTTCTATTCCATCCCCAAGTTTTTGTAAGTCAAGCCCAGTCCTCTCAGAGGTAAAGCAGCCTCCACCCTATGAGGATGCAGTAAAGCAG CAGATGACACGAAGTCAGCAGATGGATGAGCTCCTGGACGTGCTGATTGAGAGCGGAG AAATGCCAGCCAATGCCAAGGAAGATCGGTCCTGCCTCCAGAAAGTACCTCAGATAACAGTGTCTACAGGGAACTCCAGCGCTTCTCTCCCAAAGTCGTCTGCCCCGTTTGAGCAGGTCTCCTCAGCCCAGCTCTCCTTTGAGCACTGTCCAGGCAGCAGTGATGCTCACCTCGAGGTCCTGCTGAATGCCCACAGCCCCCTGGGGAGGGTCAGTGAAATCGCCTTGCTGAAGATGGGGGGAGAAGAGTCCCACTTCGAAGGGATGATGGAGGGGTTCTCCGGCAAAGCCGCAGATGAACTGCTCACCTCCCAGGAGATTTTACAGACTCCCCTCTCGCCCATGGAAACccagctctccccttcccctgccgaTGGCTCTGGTTTACAAATGAGTTTCACTGAGTCTCCGTGGGAAACAATGGAGTGGCTGGACCtcaccccccccagctccgCCACTGGGTTTGGTTCTCTCACCCCTGCAGGTCCCAGCATCTTCAACATTGATTTCCTAGATGTTACTGATCTCAATCTAAACACCAGCATGGACCTGCACCTGCAGCAGTGGTGA
- the MYOCD gene encoding myocardin isoform X4 has protein sequence MIIWDAALKSPSAFHEQRKSLERAKTEDYLKHKIRSRPERSDLVNMHILQDSSAEGSIQSTQMKLKRARLADDLNEKIALRPGPLELVEKNIIPVDSAVKEAIKGTQVSFPKSADAFAFEEDSSNDGLSPEQARSEDSPGSTESAAGAKAPEPAPAAPAGAAQDHPHGADGHAPDPALGQGSQCDSPKQAAGQESPPLPVPSAVKSKSSSDSKNRHKKPKDTKPKVKKLKYHQYIPPDQKAEKSPPPMDSAYARLLQQQQLFLQLQILSQQQQQQQQQQHFSYPGMHQGQLKQSNEQMVKSSNSSSTSVNNTPLSPVKTTFSGQTCVSSIKPGPLPSNLDDLKVSELRQQLRIRGLPVSGTKTALMERLRPFQECGSNTVPNFSEITTVTFPVTPTSTLSNYQSQSSTSMLSNGFYHFGSTSSTPPISPASSDLSVSGSLPDTFNDGPMSSPQFGLQPSPVHGSAEESLMSSMNGGSIQLELEGIDTEKDKMLVEKQKVINELTWKLQQEQRQVEELRMQLQKRKRSNGLEEKQQPSPHFFGVPIKQENAVSSCPFASKQTALKGQASSSDKLSNCGVPQLPHIVNSHCLEPAGQSTITSSTFLSPQCSPQHSPLGAAKSPQHISLPPSPNSHYLLSVSPGSQAEGRSGSPQTNSCLRTASMATQAGQKFSIPSPSFCKSSPVLSEVKQPPPYEDAVKQQMTRSQQMDELLDVLIESGEMPANAKEDRSCLQKVPQITVSTGNSSASLPKSSAPFEQVSSAQLSFEHCPGSSDAHLEVLLNAHSPLGRVSEIALLKMGGEESHFEGMMEGFSGKAADELLTSQEILQTPLSPMETQLSPSPADGSGLQMSFTESPWETMEWLDLTPPSSATGFGSLTPAGPSIFNIDFLDVTDLNLNTSMDLHLQQW, from the exons cactgaaaagcccATCCGCATTCCATGAACAGCGAAAAAGTCTGGAGCGAGCCAAG ACTGAAGATTATCTCAAGCACAAGATCAGAAGCAGGCCTGAGCGATCAGACCTGGTCAATATGCACATTTTACAAG ACTCATCTGCAGAGGGGTCCATTCAGTCTACTCAAATGAAGCTGAAAAGAGCCCGACTGGCAGACGACCTCAATGAAAAGATTGCTCTCAGGCCCGGTCCTTTGGAGTTGGTGGAGAAGAATATTATTCCCGTCGACTCAGCTGTGAAAGAGGCCATAAAAG GCACCCAGGTCAGCTTCCCCAAGTCGGCCGACGCCTTCGCCTTCGAGGAGGACAGCAGCAATGACGGGCTGTCCCCAGAGCAGGCCAGGAGCGAGGACTCCCCGGGCTCCACCGAGTCGGCGGCCGGCGCCAAGGCCCCGGAGCCAGCCCCCGCTGCTCCCGCTGGGGCGGCCCAG GATCACCCCCATGGTGCTGACGGCCACGCACCAGACCCAGCCTTGGGGCAGGGCAGCCAGTGCGACAGCCCGAagcaggcagcggggcaggagaGCCCACCCCTCCCGGTGCCCTCAGCCGTGAAG TCCAAATCATCTAGTGATAGCAAGAACCGCCACAAAAAGCCCAAGGACACCAAGCCCAAGGTGAAGAAGCTGAAGTATCACCAGTACATCCCTCCGGACCAGAAGGCAGAGAAGTCCCCTCCACCCATGGACTCTGCATATGCCAgactcctccagcagcagcagctctttctaCAGCTCCAGAtcctcagccagcagcagcagcaacagcagcagcagcagcacttcagcTACCCAGGGATGCATCAAGGACAACTAAA GCAATCAAATGAGCAAATGGTCAAAAGTTCAAATTCTTCATCAACTTCTGTCAACAACACCCCTCTTTCTCCTGTGAAAACCACCTTTTCAGGCCAGACTTGTGTCTCATCTATCAAGCCAGGCCCTCTGCCATCTAACCTGGATGATCTGAAA GTGTCAGAACTGAGGCAGCAGCTCCGAATACGAGGCCTGCCTGTGTCGGGTACCAAAACAGCGCTGATGGAACGGCTGCGGCCCTTCCAGGAGTGTGGCAGCAACACGGTGCCAAACTTCAGTGAGATCACCACCGTTACCTTCCCAGTCACTCCGACAAGCACCCTGTCAAATTACCAGTCACAATCCTCCACCAGCATGTTATCAAATGGCTTCTACCACTTTGGCAGCACCAGCTCCACCCCAcccatctctccagcctccTCCGACCTCTCTGTGAGCGGCTCTTTGCCAGACACATTCAATGATGGTCCCATGTCTTCTCCACAGTTTGGTCTCCAGCCATCTCCGGTTCATGGCAGTGCTGAAGAAAGCCTCATGAGCAGCATGAATGGAGGGAGCAtccagctggagctggaaggGATCGACACAGAGAAAGACAAGATGCTGGTGGAGAAGCAGAAGGTCATCAATGAACTGACATGGAAGCTGCAGCAAGAGCAGAGGCAGGTAGAAGAGCTACGGATGCAGCTCCAGAAGCGAAAGAGAAGCAATGGCcttgaggagaagcagcagccctcTCCGCATTTCTTTGGTGTCCCTATCAAGCAAGAAAACGCAGTGTCCAGCTGTCCATTTGCATCCAAACAAACTGCCTTGAAAGGCCAAGCCAGCAGCTCAGATAAGTTAAGTAACTGTGGGGTGCCGCAGCTGCCTCACATTGTAAATAGCCACTGCTTGGAGCCTGCGGGGCAAAGCACCATCACCTCCTCGACATTCCTGAGCCCGCAGTGCTCCCCCCAGCACTCTCCACTCGGGGCTGCAAAGAGCCCCCAGCACATCAGCCTGCCACCGTCCCCCAACAGCCACTATCTCCTCTCGGTGTCCCCTGGCTCACAGGCAGAAGGGCGCAGTGGGTCCCCTCAGACCAACAGTTGCCTTCGCACAGCGTCG ATGGCTACGCAGGCAGGTCAAAAGTTTTCTATTCCATCCCCAAGTTTTTGTAAGTCAAGCCCAGTCCTCTCAGAGGTAAAGCAGCCTCCACCCTATGAGGATGCAGTAAAGCAG CAGATGACACGAAGTCAGCAGATGGATGAGCTCCTGGACGTGCTGATTGAGAGCGGAG AAATGCCAGCCAATGCCAAGGAAGATCGGTCCTGCCTCCAGAAAGTACCTCAGATAACAGTGTCTACAGGGAACTCCAGCGCTTCTCTCCCAAAGTCGTCTGCCCCGTTTGAGCAGGTCTCCTCAGCCCAGCTCTCCTTTGAGCACTGTCCAGGCAGCAGTGATGCTCACCTCGAGGTCCTGCTGAATGCCCACAGCCCCCTGGGGAGGGTCAGTGAAATCGCCTTGCTGAAGATGGGGGGAGAAGAGTCCCACTTCGAAGGGATGATGGAGGGGTTCTCCGGCAAAGCCGCAGATGAACTGCTCACCTCCCAGGAGATTTTACAGACTCCCCTCTCGCCCATGGAAACccagctctccccttcccctgccgaTGGCTCTGGTTTACAAATGAGTTTCACTGAGTCTCCGTGGGAAACAATGGAGTGGCTGGACCtcaccccccccagctccgCCACTGGGTTTGGTTCTCTCACCCCTGCAGGTCCCAGCATCTTCAACATTGATTTCCTAGATGTTACTGATCTCAATCTAAACACCAGCATGGACCTGCACCTGCAGCAGTGGTGA